One region of Mus musculus strain C57BL/6J chromosome 3, GRCm38.p6 C57BL/6J genomic DNA includes:
- the Rabggtb gene encoding geranylgeranyl transferase type-2 subunit beta isoform 2 (isoform 2 is encoded by transcript variant 2): protein MGTQQKDVTIKSDAPDTLLLEKHADYIASYGSKKDDYEYCMSEYLRMSGVYWGLTVMDLMGQLHRMNREEILVFIKSCQHECGGISASIGHDPHLLYTLSAVQILTLYDSVHVINVDKVVAYVQSLQKEDGSFAGDIWGEIDTRFSFCAVATLALLGKLDAINVEKAIEFVLSCMNFDGGFGCRPGSESHAGQIYCCTGFLAITSQLHQVNSDLLGWWLCERQLPSGGLNGRPEKLPDVCYSWWVLASLKIIGRLHWIDREKLRSFILACQDEETGGFADRPGDMVDPFHTLFGIAGLSLLGEEQIKPVSPVFCMPEEVLQRVNVQPELVS from the exons ATG GGCACACAGCAGAAAGACGTTACTATCAAGTCAGATGCGCCTGACACCCTGTTGCTGGAGAAGCATGCCGATTATATTGCTTCCTATGGCTCAAAGAAAGATGATTAT GAATACTGCATGTCTGAATACCTGAGAATGAGCGGCGTCTATTGGGGCCTGACTGTGATGGACCTCATGGGACAGCTTCATCGCATGAACCGAGAAGAAATCCTGGTGTTTATCAAGTCGTGCCAGCATGAGTGTGGGGGAATAAGTGCTAGCATTGGGCACGACCCCCACCTTCTGTACACGCTCAGTGCTGTCCAG ATTCTTACTCTGTATGACAGTGTTCATGTTATCAACGTAGATAAGGTCGTGGCCTATGTTCAGAGCCTACAGAAAGAAGATGGCTCCTTTGCTGGAGACATTTGGG GAGAAATTGATACAAGATTCTCATTTTGTGCGGTGGCAACTTTGGCTCTTTTG GGCAAGCTTGATGCTATTAATGTGGAAAAGGCGATTGAGTTTGTTTTGTCCTGCATGAACTTTGATGGTGGATTTGGGTGCAGACCAGGCTCTGAATCTCACGCTGGGCAG ATCTATTGTTGCACAGGATTCCTGGCCATAACTAGTCAGTTGCACCAAGTGAACTCCGACCTACTTGGTTGGTGGCTTTGTGAGCGGCAGTTGCCCTCAGGCGGACTCAATGGAAGACCCGAGAAG TTACCAGATGTGTGCTATTCATGGTGGGTGTTGGCCTCCCTAAAGATCATCGGGAGACTTCATTGGATTGACAGAGAAAAGCTTCGAAGTTTCATCTTAGCGTGTCAAGATGAAGAGACGGGAGGATTTGCAGACAGACCAGGAGATATG GTGGATCCCTTTCATACCTTATTTGGCATTGCTGGGTTGTCACTTCTGGGAGAAGAGCAGATCAAGCCTGTTAGCCCTGTCTTCTGTATGCCAGAAGAGGTGCTTCAGAGGGTGAATGTCCAGCCTGAGCTAGTGAGCTAG
- the Rabggtb gene encoding geranylgeranyl transferase type-2 subunit beta isoform 3 (isoform 3 is encoded by transcript variant 3): MSEYLRMSGVYWGLTVMDLMGQLHRMNREEILVFIKSCQHECGGISASIGHDPHLLYTLSAVQILTLYDSVHVINVDKVVAYVQSLQKEDGSFAGDIWGEIDTRFSFCAVATLALLGKLDAINVEKAIEFVLSCMNFDGGFGCRPGSESHAGQIYCCTGFLAITSQLHQVNSDLLGWWLCERQLPSGGLNGRPEKLPDVCYSWWVLASLKIIGRLHWIDREKLRSFILACQDEETGGFADRPGDMVDPFHTLFGIAGLSLLGEEQIKPVSPVFCMPEEVLQRVNVQPELVS, encoded by the exons ATGTCTGAATACCTGAGAATGAGCGGCGTCTATTGGGGCCTGACTGTGATGGACCTCATGGGACAGCTTCATCGCATGAACCGAGAAGAAATCCTGGTGTTTATCAAGTCGTGCCAGCATGAGTGTGGGGGAATAAGTGCTAGCATTGGGCACGACCCCCACCTTCTGTACACGCTCAGTGCTGTCCAG ATTCTTACTCTGTATGACAGTGTTCATGTTATCAACGTAGATAAGGTCGTGGCCTATGTTCAGAGCCTACAGAAAGAAGATGGCTCCTTTGCTGGAGACATTTGGG GAGAAATTGATACAAGATTCTCATTTTGTGCGGTGGCAACTTTGGCTCTTTTG GGCAAGCTTGATGCTATTAATGTGGAAAAGGCGATTGAGTTTGTTTTGTCCTGCATGAACTTTGATGGTGGATTTGGGTGCAGACCAGGCTCTGAATCTCACGCTGGGCAG ATCTATTGTTGCACAGGATTCCTGGCCATAACTAGTCAGTTGCACCAAGTGAACTCCGACCTACTTGGTTGGTGGCTTTGTGAGCGGCAGTTGCCCTCAGGCGGACTCAATGGAAGACCCGAGAAG TTACCAGATGTGTGCTATTCATGGTGGGTGTTGGCCTCCCTAAAGATCATCGGGAGACTTCATTGGATTGACAGAGAAAAGCTTCGAAGTTTCATCTTAGCGTGTCAAGATGAAGAGACGGGAGGATTTGCAGACAGACCAGGAGATATG GTGGATCCCTTTCATACCTTATTTGGCATTGCTGGGTTGTCACTTCTGGGAGAAGAGCAGATCAAGCCTGTTAGCCCTGTCTTCTGTATGCCAGAAGAGGTGCTTCAGAGGGTGAATGTCCAGCCTGAGCTAGTGAGCTAG
- the Rabggtb gene encoding geranylgeranyl transferase type-2 subunit beta isoform 1 (isoform 1 is encoded by transcript variant 1), whose product MGSLLFSWKGTQQKDVTIKSDAPDTLLLEKHADYIASYGSKKDDYEYCMSEYLRMSGVYWGLTVMDLMGQLHRMNREEILVFIKSCQHECGGISASIGHDPHLLYTLSAVQILTLYDSVHVINVDKVVAYVQSLQKEDGSFAGDIWGEIDTRFSFCAVATLALLGKLDAINVEKAIEFVLSCMNFDGGFGCRPGSESHAGQIYCCTGFLAITSQLHQVNSDLLGWWLCERQLPSGGLNGRPEKLPDVCYSWWVLASLKIIGRLHWIDREKLRSFILACQDEETGGFADRPGDMVDPFHTLFGIAGLSLLGEEQIKPVSPVFCMPEEVLQRVNVQPELVS is encoded by the exons ATGGGATCTCTGCTTTTTTCTTGGAAGGGCACACAGCAGAAAGACGTTACTATCAAGTCAGATGCGCCTGACACCCTGTTGCTGGAGAAGCATGCCGATTATATTGCTTCCTATGGCTCAAAGAAAGATGATTAT GAATACTGCATGTCTGAATACCTGAGAATGAGCGGCGTCTATTGGGGCCTGACTGTGATGGACCTCATGGGACAGCTTCATCGCATGAACCGAGAAGAAATCCTGGTGTTTATCAAGTCGTGCCAGCATGAGTGTGGGGGAATAAGTGCTAGCATTGGGCACGACCCCCACCTTCTGTACACGCTCAGTGCTGTCCAG ATTCTTACTCTGTATGACAGTGTTCATGTTATCAACGTAGATAAGGTCGTGGCCTATGTTCAGAGCCTACAGAAAGAAGATGGCTCCTTTGCTGGAGACATTTGGG GAGAAATTGATACAAGATTCTCATTTTGTGCGGTGGCAACTTTGGCTCTTTTG GGCAAGCTTGATGCTATTAATGTGGAAAAGGCGATTGAGTTTGTTTTGTCCTGCATGAACTTTGATGGTGGATTTGGGTGCAGACCAGGCTCTGAATCTCACGCTGGGCAG ATCTATTGTTGCACAGGATTCCTGGCCATAACTAGTCAGTTGCACCAAGTGAACTCCGACCTACTTGGTTGGTGGCTTTGTGAGCGGCAGTTGCCCTCAGGCGGACTCAATGGAAGACCCGAGAAG TTACCAGATGTGTGCTATTCATGGTGGGTGTTGGCCTCCCTAAAGATCATCGGGAGACTTCATTGGATTGACAGAGAAAAGCTTCGAAGTTTCATCTTAGCGTGTCAAGATGAAGAGACGGGAGGATTTGCAGACAGACCAGGAGATATG GTGGATCCCTTTCATACCTTATTTGGCATTGCTGGGTTGTCACTTCTGGGAGAAGAGCAGATCAAGCCTGTTAGCCCTGTCTTCTGTATGCCAGAAGAGGTGCTTCAGAGGGTGAATGTCCAGCCTGAGCTAGTGAGCTAG